The stretch of DNA caaaatattcacatttaagaagatgaaaaattacagaaactaaaaaatattcacatataagaagctgaaaaatgacagaatctagaaaatattcaacacgtattttacatgtaatcactataatgtgatataattgttatataataaattaaattgacatataatttgaacatttgtttttcagtatGTTGTAATCGCTTCCAataggactttattttgaaaaccagaaataaaacTGCTTGGTTATTGCAGTTTAcgtaaaattgaaaaaaaggagTGAAGGGAGTCCATGTTACTCCAAAAGTATAcattaaaagtacttcatattactAGCATATGAAGTACAAGAGGTACTGAGTCCAGTGAacgtaaaatcataaactactgataaaaaataaggattttatacttcatcaaaaattattaccctattgtttgttacaaaaagtgaactttgaccctatattcctccaaaacgtatacagtaaaagtactccatactactagtatatgaagtataagtggtactgagttcagtgaaagtgaaatcataaactactaatacaaattatggattttaaacttcatcagaaacggatgatcacacaggtcatacaaaacatctaccttatgtttgatttgatgttattatttttacatgtaatcactataatatgataggctTAGGgtcagttttgataaattacttaacctttttctttttcagtacattgtgactgatgttgatgaggtcgaggacTTCtgagcgtctgaggctgtgtctttgacagtcaggatgaattgagcccaaaacaaagtgaaacatgatgtttacctgtaattgcacctgtgtaaacaaaaccagacttttgtttgggttcacataGAGGGCAAgcctttgaagtccctcaagatgcctgtttttttttttactcaaaggagtgaatgtatgagtgtgtatgagcctctttgtaggtgtaggtgcctgtgtatcatgtcgatttgaacttgatgtgagaaaaaaaagtgtctggagttgcacacacacacacacattcattcctaaacctacattcacaccatactatgatatccctaaaatacacccaaatcattttagcttcagatattgattgaaatggcctgctgtttgttatatgataatgaaaaatgttgatattccttGACTGGTAgatttatattacataaaaattGACTTCATCTACTCCAAATTTCAAGCAATttacatcaacacagccaaagatatccacaaaaaaatccaaaaggggttaaaaaaaatgtgttcacagaaTCTTTCTGCATGACTGGAGTGCAGACTCCCTGTACCACAGTCAATGAACTGAAGTACGCCACTCGACTCTTCCAGTGCGGACACTCTGCCAATCAGTTGCAgacagtctgtcgacgtcacatgtAGTATGACGTATTAGTATGttgttaagggttaagggtcAAGATTCCCCTTCTGTGTCTGTagttcatttaaattattaaattagttagttagttagttagtttacgCTCAATCTCTTGTTGTAGATTGATCATTTCTTCTTAAATTTcctttttcagtttgtcttttaGTGTGGTTACTCTGTGTCATACCTCTTTAAGgtctttaatgtctttactTACCGTAGCTAGCCCAACTCGCAGTGTCTCGTGTTCTTGTCCTGTTGTGTCATTATTTTGCCTGAAAAGTTCATTCATGAGgctaatatttgacagattatacctcacccagtCCTTTGTACTGTGGAATACACACAAAGGGCTGGCCCTTTGAgtgtacaacccatgaaatgctcatttccaCATGTTAAAAAGTGATTATGATGACTCTGAAAAGTGCAATTGATAAGTCTGTCCAAATGATGAATTTTTCCACCCTTCCCAATTACAAGCTCACTGACTTATATTCTCATCCTGACTGGATTGACGACTACGACTACGACAAATCGGAATCTGACTCTGAATCCTATTTGACCTGAACCACAATCGGTCTTTAAACTTTAATATGGTTGACACTTTTTGACTGTAGCTCAGCCCTTTTTGTAAGGTGTGTAAGGTAGCTTCAGAACAACACTTGGGCACATGTTGGTCAGAGCACAGCATATAACATCAATCTTATCAAGTAAAGTCTTTTCCTCACCTTCATATTTGGCGAGGAAAAGACTCAACACCCAGACGCATGGTCCCATTTAATGTTAAACTTGGTGCGCATACAACCAATAACGCGGCCCCTGGTGAATGCAAGGATTTTCCATGTGGCACCCTGCTGTCCACCTGTGTTGTCCATTGGAGCAGCATCCTCCTGACATGTCTGTACCTCTTGATCTGACGACCCTGTTTCCATCTCAGCTACAGATGAAGTGTTGTCAGAtggtgaaaataagaaatattgttgttgtacaatatcatttgaaatcccaaaaaaaaaatcccgaggtgctgtaatatttatcatacagatGCATTGATTAGTGAATCCATTAATTCAGGGATAACAAAGTACCAAAACATTTACCTGAAGGAGCTTTATTGTCCTCATTATTCGCTTATCCTGCTGATGCTGTTTCCACCCAGGTgagagattgtttttgttttacatttaagaagctgaaaaattaatgaAAGTATAAACTAGTAGCGCAAGCGGCTCTGAACGGGTTTGAGCTTGAGAGCTCGCGACTCTCCGTGTGGCCACGTCGCcgcgagtcctctagctcatctcccgttcattcaccgcttgcggtactagttattttcagttctagttattttcagcggtgTCCCTGCGCAAAGttagagggaaagaaaaaactccttcttaacaggaagaaatctctgacagaaccaggctcagagatgtgcggccCTCTTCCCCTGACCGGTTggtgtgaaaggaaaatggtagacagaggagaggtgggggacagaaaggggggagagaaaggacaagagggagatgaggtagagacagaagagagagagagaccaggagcacactgaaaaaaatgaaacattggCTCAACTTAAAAAAATTGAAGTAATCTGTCACACCTAATATTATAGCATTGACATGaatgtaaataattaattttgttttacctgAAATAATTAACTTGTAAACCAATTTCTGAAGGTGAAGCAAACCAATTATTTAAGTTttccaaaattaaaataattacattggTTTTATTACTTGATGTAAATAATCCACTTCATTAAACCTGAATACTTTAAATCCATGCAAATGACTTTTGAAAGTGGAAGCAAACTGTTTTTCTTAAGTTGTCATCATTTAATGTATATAGAATTACTTTTAATACACTTTGATTTAAATACTCAGAAAACATTccttttcaacacattttttattgttgaataaaacatttttcaataacTGTATTGCTTCCCCAAAATAGTTAAACATAGTCCTTTAGAACAGTCCTTCTCAAATACAAAGAGCAACCAAgaaatgtctgtttctgttcagcGAGAACCAAATGTACCATACATGCAGTTTGTTCgcttgaaaatgtaaattaaatactGACTAAAATAAGTTACTAATAGTAACAGAAAATGCtcctaaaaacaaaatcagaaaattgtCCTATTTCAAAATGGAACGTAATACAGGTATTATtccttaaaataaagtgttgtcAGATGATTTGTGTGAATCTCCTTAATTCAATGCAAACATGTGAGGTAGCTCCTGGCCCTCTCTTGGGCTAAAAAATCTGACATTCAAAAATCTGTGCAAACACTGCAGTGCAAATGCAGTCACTCTCCAGTTTTCAGCACACTGCCCACTCGTGCCTGTGATAACTTGGGCAGAAACTTTTGTCAATATTGCAGTGGAAATGCTGTCATGCAAGTGCAAACTCCGAACACCAACCTCAAAAGGGTACAAAGTCTTGGTTGTAGAAACATTATAAATTGTTCTCAGCAATGGGAAAACAAAATCAGGCGAGTGAGTTGAATTCAACTCTGCCTACTCTGGGTTGTAAAGCAGGGTGCTCAGCCTATGAACTTTTGGGGACATATTTTTTCCACCAAGCTCCATCAGGACTTTTTGCACAAATTCAAGGGTGTGCTGCAAATTTTTCGGATATTTTAGTTTGAGTGCGTAGGTGAGCCCGAAGAACATTGCAACAGCCGCAGCAGTTGTGGGCACCTCTTTCAGGACCTCTATTCCATCGATGACTATTTTAATGTCCTCTTGTCCACTGACAACGATAGCCATCGTTGCCTGCTCCAGTTCGTCAGCTTCATTTTCCTgcataacacaaaaaacaacaaatgaggaCAACTAGAAGGAGCATTTCCTGAAGACAATGCATGTTCAACAATGAACACCATTGTTGAAGCAATGCTGAATCCACTGAAGAAACTGCTGAGGCATTGCTGAAAATGCTGATGCTATAGCTAAAAAGtaaaacttttaatttgaaagatgAATGGTTTTCAAAGTGCTCAAAGCAGCTGATATGTTGAAAAGGCATGTTTAAGTGCAACAGTTGAAGATTGCTGAAGTAACGTTAACATAGCAGAAGCAATAGCTGATTGGAAGGATTTAAAGGACGTTGAATGAcatgaaattatttaaaaaatgcctGAAGTGGTGGAGATTAGAGTAAAAGATGTACATGAAGATTGAAAGTTCTGAAATGGTTGAGAAAAGGGCTCAAACTAAATCTTGACGAAAGCAATTTTTTGGGGCACTACAGTTTGTCTCCCCATTTCTTAAACACTGGACATTTTACTGGATAAATAACAGAAGCAAGAGCTctcagtttcaaaataaaaaaaaactaaaactaacccagccataacatttaaatagtcacaaatcaaatgaatgtttattaaaatatacagtgctATGCTGCATCTCAACAATAACGGGTGTGTGGATGTTGTCTGTGTTAGTGAGAGAGATGCCCTTACCTGGTATTCTTTGATGAGGTGATGAACAGGTTCACCCAGGTAGATCATCAAAGATTTAAGGATGCACTCTCTTCTTATTGTGATGTCCACAGTCTGAGTGAGAACAGTTACAACTtattaaaagcacacacagcacacacacacacaccaactattCAACTATGGATCCCACTGATAACCAACTTATACATAGATACCTCATCTAAAACCTGCAAGGTCCTCTTGGTCTGTTCTTGCACACGTCCTCCCTTGCTCCTGATGACATCCAGCAGTTTGGACATGTGCTTGTCCAACTGCGCCAAGAACTTTGTCTCCAAGGGAACTGTTGTAATTCGCATAAACTCAGCGTTGATCTGGAAAAGGAAAGCAGAGCAAGTATCAAATATGTATtgaataaagaacaaataatcTTCCAAAATAATTAAGGTTTGATCAAACTGATCGAAAAAACCCTTTAAGTTGGGTTTGTCTGTCTCAGTAGAAAGTTGATTGTTGTTGCAGTTGTGGCACTTGAATGGTGAaataggctggaccggatccgtttgtagcatggatcgagtcttgaagcggatgcgaacAGCtataggaagccagtgaagggagtggaggagcggtgtagtgtgggagaattttggtaagttgaagaccagtcgagctgctgcattctggatgagttgcagaggtcatatggaacacgcagggagaccagccaggagggagttgcagtagtccaagcgtgagatgacaagaggcTGGGCCAGAACCTGTgctgccttctgggttagaagaggtcgTATCCTTtggatgttgtgcaacatgtaaacaagagagggatgcatgagggagaaggagtcagctgaaggaagtgctgatagaacagttgaggacagagaggagggggagagagatcGAATGTTAAgacggacaagtgcaatatctgatgagatgagatcatcagattgggagagtg from Solea solea unplaced genomic scaffold, fSolSol10.1 scaffold_35, whole genome shotgun sequence encodes:
- the LOC131453265 gene encoding uncharacterized protein LOC131453265, translating into MLQTDPVQPISPFKCHNCNNNQLSTETDKPNLKGFFDQFDQTLIILEDYLFFIQYIFDTCSAFLFQINAEFMRITTVPLETKFLAQLDKHMSKLLDVIRSKGGRVQEQTKRTLQVLDETVDITIRRECILKSLMIYLGEPVHHLIKEYQENEADELEQATMAIVVSGQEDIKIVIDGIEVLKEVPTTAAAVAMFFGLTYALKLKYPKNLQHTLEFVQKVLMELGGKNMSPKVHRLSTLLYNPE